One Myxococcales bacterium genomic window, GGCGCGCGAGGCATGGTCGCCGGTCCAGGATAGCTGACCGGCGGCCGCGGCCTAAAAACACGGCGCGGCCCTCCCGAGGTGCGCGCGCCGTGGTGCGCGGCGCCGTCAATGGACGCCGGGCCCCGTCATGAGACCCGCGAGGCCGCGAAGGAAGGCGGCGTCGGCGTCGCGCTCGTTCACGTCGTCCGATGCACCTCCCCTTAGAACTCCGGAGACCGCGAGCGTTGTCACGCCAAAAACCTGCACGGCGGAGAACGTCCCGTCCGCGTTCTCAGTCATCACGACGCGGCAAGACGACGGCGCTGGCTCCGGGTCAGCCGACCACGCGGCATACTCGTGGAAGTCGTCATCGGCCACGAGACCGAGCGTCGCGATGGGCTCGCCGAAGCCGCTGGCACCGAAGATGTCGCGCTCGCAGGACTTGGCCGGAGGGATGAACGAGTCCGCGTGCGCGGGCACGACGAACGGAGACACGCTCAGGCGAACTCTTGTGGTCGGCATGCGACCCACGACGCAAGAGCGAGGCCGCGGGGCGCAGGCCTAAATGCCTCGTGTTTCCGCGCGCCGGGCGCGCCCCGCCCTGCCGCCTGGGGTGAAGTGATTGTTCGCACGAGGAAGCACGCGATCGCAGCGGCCCGGTCGGGCCCCAAGGGACGCGGCGGCTCGTCAATCGCGCGCTTCAGCGTCGCTCGCGGAGCCACGCGGCAGTCCTCAAAAGTACTCGCCGGCGCCAAAGCCACCATCGTTCGCGAAGCCGCCGCCGTTGTCGTACGTCTCGCTCGAGGACGCGAAGGGCGCCGGCCCAAACGACTCGGCCGGCAACGCCGGCTCGGCGTACGGGTTCGCCACCGGCAGGGTCGGGAGCGGACTCGGCGCGATCGGCTCAGGCAGCGCGGACGTGGGCACGGGTGCAGGCGGCGTCGGTGCGCCACCTCGTCCGGCACCGCCAGCTCCACCGAGTCCGCCGAGTCCGCCGAGTCCAGGCAGCGACAGTCCGCCGCCGGCGCCGCCTTTGCCGCCCCCCAAGAGGCTCGGCACCTGTCCGAGCGCAGAGCCAAGCGAGCCTAGCGAACCCAACGGCGATCCCAGCGGCGATGCCGGAGCGGCGCCACCGCGAGCGCCCGGTGCGAGGCCTTGAGGAAGTCCCGGAAAGGATGGAAGCTGAGGAAGGCCCGGCACCGACGGCAAGGAGGGACGAAGCCCTTGCGGCGGCGGTTGGTTGGGACCGCCGAAGATCGGCTGCCCGTTGGGGCCGTACCCGAGCAGCGCACCGACGCTTGGACCTTGAGGAAATCCTGAAGGCGCGCCGAAGCCGCGCGGCGGCACCTGCGAGAGCCCCGGCCTGTGAAACGGGTCAACGCCGACGAGCGCCTCTGCATCGAGGAACGTCTGAACCGCGTCGGGCGTGGCGCCGGCGTGCACCAAGAGGTTTTTGGTCGGGTCGAACACGGGCGACGGGCCGATGCCGCCACGCACTGCGAGCCCACCGCTCACCAAGTCGAGGTCATTGAGGTCGAGTGCTTTCATGGGGCGTTCTCCTGATTGGCCATTGAGCAAGAGCTCGGCCAAGGTCGCCAATGAGCCATGCCGCGCGCTTGCATCGCGTCAGGCCATTTCGAAGCCCGACGAGGCCGCGGTGCGATCGGGCCTACGGATCCGGAAGCAGGCCTTCGCACCTGCAGTCGCACCTGCCCAGCCACCACGGACCACGGCGCTCGAGTGCGAAGCGCCGCTTCTGGATCGCCACGCGAGGCAAACGCTTCTCGCGGCGCCGCTCGTCGCCGCGAGCTCGTCGATTTGCTGGAGAACAAGGTCTACGCGCGATGGTCGCTCTCTTGCAGCGCCCAGACGCGAGGAGCCCACCATGCGAAGCGACCGAATTTCGAAGTGCCGAGCACGCGCCATGAGCCACCAGATGCGCACCCTTTCACCGATCGAGTTGGGCGACGCGAACGGCGGGTGCGTCAACCAAAGGGTTGGCGGCTACCTCGTGCACTCCGACGCACCCACGATCGACGTCGCGGTGAACGAGTCGGATCTCTCGGACCCGAATTTTCTCGCCTCCCATGGCCTTACGGCGAAGGCGCTTACGCTGGATGAGGACAGCGACGGGAAGATCGACGCGCCGCGGACCCCGTCGCCATCGACGCTCTCGGCGTCAGCCCAACCTGCTGCAGAACGAGAGGGGCACCACGGGGGGACGGGCTCCGCGTTGGCCACCAGCTCCTTCGCCAGCGCGCCCCTCGTGCCTTTCGGCTACGGCTACGGCGGCGACGGCGGCTTTTGGAACGCAACACCGAGCGGCTACGCGCTCGTCGCGCCTGGGACCTCCGCCTTCGCGGCGCCCCTAGCCGGGTACGGAGCCTTCGGCGATTGGACACGCCCATTCGGCAGCGCGTTGGGCGGTGCGGCGGGGAGCGAGTCGTTTGCCTTCTCCACGCACACGCCCGTGCCGACGCTCGGCGGCGCCGCGGCGGCGTTTGGTAGCTTCACCGACTCGCCGGGCCTCGACTCCTACGACTCGTTCGGCTTCTCGCTTCACACGCCCTGGACTGCCGACGGTACGGGCGCCGCCGACACACTGGCTGTGCCAGCCTTCGTCGCCCAACCGACGAGCGGCGCGGGCGCCGCGTCCTCCGTCGCACTACCCGCCTTTGTCAGCGTCGATGGCGCCGAGCCGAGCGGCGGCAACGCTCTCAGTCTCCTCAGCGCCGGCGCGAACCCCCGCGGTTCCGCCTTCGCTGCGTCACAAGCATCTCCACGAGGCGCAGCCGCCGCGCCACTCGAACACGCGGCGAACCCAGCGCTTCGAGGTTTCGTGTTTGGTGTTCCGCGCTAGCGCTCGCTTGATGGATCGAGGCCGACGCCAAGGCCAAGCTGACGAGCCTCCTCGCTCGCTTTGTGGCGGAAGTGGCCCCCCTGAGCCCGGCTCCGCGCGGAGGCACATGCTCCACGCGCGGCTGAGCTGGGGAGCCGCGGCCGGATCGCCGCCTATCCATCTGGGCGCGGTCCGGGCGCCGACACGGGTAGATGCGGGCCCCTCTGTGGGGGACCATTACGGCATGAGCGTTGCGTACGAACGCCTACATGCGCTCCCTCCGCTGGCTCCCCGTTCTGGTCTTCACGTCCCTCGCGCTCCCGAGCTCCGTCGGCTGTTCCTCGACGAGCGAAGAGGAGGTGAGCGAAGACGACGCGGCGCTCACCACGGCCGAGTCGCTCCAAGACGAGGTGCGCCTCCTTGGCGGTTCGCCGGAAGAGGTCGCACAGCTCTTCCGTCTCGTCGACAAGCGGATTGCCGACCTCGAAGCGAAGAAGGCAGCGTCGAAGGTCCAGGCAAAGGCCGACGTCGAGGCCTACTCCGGAAACCAGTGGGCACGCTCCTTCTTCCGGCAGGATGAGAAGGAGGCGGCCATCGATGCGCGCGCCTCCGACATCTTCGATCGCCCCGAGCGCCGCGCCCTCGCCGGCGCGAAGACGCAACGGCAGCTCGTCGACGAGCTCGGGAAGCTCCTCGCCGCCGGCACCGCCGGTTCGCTCGACGAGCCCACAGCGCGCGCCGCGTACATCCGGCGCGGCTACGTCGAGATCGCCATCGCCATTCAACTCACCGATGAGAGCGGTTTCGGCGGCCAGCTCGTCGCGCGCATCCAGCACATCCTTCAGAAGACCTTCCCCTGGCTCGGCAAGATGTTCAAAGGCATGAAGCGCGATCGGCCCGCCGCGGGCCTCGAAGGCGAAGCCGTCAACATCGACCGGAGCGGCCCCGAAGATCAACTCTGGAAGAAGGATCCCATCAACTCGACCGTGTGGCACCCGCGTAGCGCCGCCGACATCACCCCCGCGAACCTCTACCGCGGGCCATGGTTCAACGGCACCTCGGTGCCGCGCACGCCCAAGCCCGGCGAGCTCTGGAAGCTCGCTGGCTTCCGCAGCCAAGCGTCCGATGGCTCGCACCCGTCGATCGACATCATCAACGGCAGCGATGAAGTGAAACTGAAGTTCCGTGATCAGATGGATGTGTTCGAGGAAGGGCCGAACACGCGAATCATGTGGGCCCTCGGCTACGACACCGATCCGAACTACGTCTTCAAGGAGGTTCGCGTCGAGCCGCGCGTCGTCGTGGCGGCCGCGGCCAGCGTGGAGCGCATCGGTCTCAAGTTCGGCCCCAAAGACGACCGCACAGTGCCGGGCCGTCCGCCGCAAGGGCTCTCGATCACGGTCAACCCCATCAAGAAGGCGCCCGGCGGCGACAACATCACCATTCACTTCCGCGACGGCCACGACGAAACCGGCGACATCGCCCTCGACAGCTTGAAACGCGCCGAAGACGACCGACCGTTCTTGGATTCGATGGAGTTCGTCACGGTCAAGCGCGTCTTCGGTGAAGTCGATGCGCCCAACAAGCGCGACGCCGTGGGGCTTTGGGACTTTGATGGCGACGGGCAAGTCGACACGCGGGAGGTCCGCGCCATTGGGATCATTCTTGGCGCGTGGCTCGGCAACAGCGACGTGAAGTTCAACAACACGCGGCTCGACGTCGAACGGCCCAAGAACGGCGGCGAAGCGAAGTACTTCCACGCCCTCCCCGACGTCGGTCACCTGACGCGCAACTTCGGCTTCACGGTCGACATCGATCCGAAGGCCGGGTTTTTCCACCCCGACATGAACGTTTCGACGGTGCGCGCCTTCGATCGAACGACGCAGAACGACGCGAAGTGGGCCGTCGCCAAGCTGGCTTCGCTGAGCGAAGAGCAGATCGTCGCCTCCGTCGCCGCCGGCGCCTTCAACGACGAAGCGCTCGCGCTCTACGCCGAGAAGCTGGTTGCGCGGCGCGACGCGCTGGTGCGCATGTTCGGCCTCGAGGGCGAGTTTGCCCTCCTGCGCCCGAACGGTCCGAACCAAACGCCGCCGCCGCGCCGCTTCACCGGCGCAGAGTGACGCGACGAGAGCGACGGCGCCGAGCGCGGTGAAGAGCTGATCGTTGCCCGCGAATGGGACGATTTGTCCCGTCCCGATTCTTTCCGAAAACGGGATCCGCGGAGCCAACACTCGACGAGTCACCGCGCCACGAATTCCGCGGGGACGGCGCTCTGCTCATGCTGGCAGGCACCTTGCAGCTTTCGCTGCCATGAAGCCCGCCTCAACACCATCGCCCATTGGCGTCGCGCTCGCCTTCGCGCTTGGGACCTTCGCGTGCAGCGCCGCCCCCGCGGAGGACGCGACGGAAGACTCGGCGCTCGTCGCCGAAGGCAATGCCGTCAAGCCGACGCCGCGCGCCGTCGTGAAGGTGCTGTGGCGCGACGGGGTCACCAACGACTGGCTCGCAAAAGAGCCGTCGTCGCTCGATGGCGCGCCCATCGGCACCGCCTTGCCGCGCGTCCGTGAGGTCTACGCGCGGCTCTTCGCGCGACTTGCCACCTCGAAGTCTCCCCCGTCGGTGGTGCTGGTCAACGTCGCGCGAACCGCTGACCAAGAGCGCCACGCGACCGACGCCGCCCTCGCCAAGGCGATGTCATCGGCCCCCTTTCCCTTCGTGCTGCCGGTGCTGCCCGACAAGGCGCCCGACGCACTCCTCTACGGCATCCCGCAGGTCAACGTGGGGCATGACCGCGCGTTCTTTCAGTGCCTCGAAATCCTCACTCCAGACGGTTCGACGACCTGTCAGCGTGGTGCGAAGGTCACGCCTCTCGGACCGCTCGCGTTCCCGGCCGACGCTTCCGGTGCCGCCACGGTGCCGCCGGCGCCGTTCCCAAGCACCGTCGTGGCCGCAGCAGCGTTCCGCGCGGTCCGTCTCGGATCGCTCGACCTTTCGAAGCCCCTCGGTCGCGAGCGACTCGACGCGATGGCGGCGTCGCTCGCGCCGCTCATCGAGGAGACCGACGCCATCACTTCGAGTGGCGCCAAGGGGTCGCACCGTTCGGGCGTAGTCGCGAGAGCGCTCGCCATGCCGAGCCCATTATCCTTCTCGCAAGTGCTCACGAGCGACGAGGTCCTCGAATCGCTCGGCGGGAGCGTCGTCATTGTGGGTGGTTCAGCCGATTCCGCCGACGACCAGTGGTTCGGCCCGAACCAACCAAAGGGCGGTTCAACGCTCACCATGGCCGCCGATCTGCAGCGGATGCTGCAGATCGCTGTCAAAGACTGATCCAACCAACAGACGAGAGAGCCGGGGTCACCCGCGCTCCGCGTCCGCGCCTCACCGCTTCGCGTCGACAGCCATTCCCACTCCTTCTGAGAAGAACGCTCGCCAACGCGGGAAGACCCTGTCGTAGAGCTTCAGGCGCTTCTCCTCACGAGCCATTCGCTCCTTGTCGCTGACCTTCTTTGCCGACGGGCCCTGTGGTTCAGGCGGAGACGCCGGCCAACTCAGGATGTCCCCGCACTCGAAGCAGAGGTTGATGCTCGCCACAGGCGTATCGCCGTCGAAGAGCACGACGGCGTGGCGCGGGAACGGACACTTCGACACCAAGAGCTCGCCCTCCGACGCCGCGAGCAACGACACGGCTTCCTTGCCCTGCGCGACGGTGACGGCCCTGCGCTCGACCACGTGAGGACTCCACCCGCGGTCGTCGTAGGCGTGAAGGGGCACGTCGGGGCGCATCGCAAAGACGTTGAACGACACCGCCTCGGCCCGCGACCACGCGTGGAACGGCCACACGCTTCCGGTGCGCGAGACGGCAGCGGGCGGCGACGCCGGGCCACCATCGGCCGGCCCACGGGCACCACTCCGCACGACCGAGCCGGCATCAACTCCCAGCTCAACGGGCGACGCCGTGGCGACGGGCGCCGTTGACTCGGGCGTCGGCGGACGCATCGACTTCGACGCATCGACGGCGCCACACGCAAGCAAGAAGGACGCTGCGACGGCTACGGGCGAGCGGACATGAAGCATCCCGGGAAGGTAACGCGTGCGACGGCGCGCTGGCGCCTTCGACGCGGAATTGGCCGCGGATCGCGCGTCTAAGACTGCGTTTTTGGGGCATATACGCGCGCTTCACGGAAACAATTCGGCGGCCGAATAGCGCGCCATGCGTGGTGTGCCATAGGTCGCGTCATGTCGTTCCGATACGCCTACGTGCCCGTCGCGTTCGTCGCTCTCGCCTTGGCCGCATGTTCGTCGGCGGAGGACTCGGGAGGCGAGGGCGAGAGCGCCGACGAGCTTCGACGAGGGCAGACGTCGCTCAGGATTCCGCTCCTCGACGGGCGAGGAGAGCTCCTGAGCTCTCACAACGCGGCGCTCGCGAGCAAAGGTCTCGCGCCCATCACGGCGGACTTCATCGAGTTCGACTCATCGCGTCCGGAGACGGGCCTCGCCAAGTGGTGGGCCGCCAGCGCCATCGTCGACGACGCTCAAGTGAAGGGACTCGACCTTGAGATGCGCTCGCTCGGCGAGCCCCATGAATACGTTCGCCACGACGCCAAGGGCATGTGCTGGAAAGGCCAAGCCAAGAAGGCCGTCGAGCTGGTCTCCCGCCTCAGCGACTCAGTCTTCTCCGACCAGCTCACGGTGCACGGTTGGCGATACAAGACCCAGAAGGAGCTGGCTGACAACGTTGACGACTCGGCGATGCCCACCATCTGGAACCAGTGGCGTGGCACCGGCGAAGCCATCTTGATGATCACCGCGTCGAGCGACGACGGCGGTGAGACCAACGTCGGCCTCATCCCTAAGTGCCGCTGACGCGCGGCGCCACGGACATCCCCAGGTTGCCGTGAAGCAACGGTGCCGGAGCGCGCGCGGCGGCCCCTGATCGACCTCTTACCCCGCCCGAGGCCCCTGCTAGGCTCGGACGTACCGTGTCCTTCTCGCGCTCTGCACGGGCGATGCTCGTCGCCTCCTTCGCCATGCTCCTGGCATGCGGGCAGCCGGACGCGCCGCTTCGCACCGAGTTTGGGCAGCAGGCCATCGTCGGTGGCATCGCCGCACCAGATGAAACGGCCATCGTGCTCATCGTCTACGACGATGACACGACGTCGTTCTGCTCCGCCGTTGTCATCGCGCCCAACCTGCTCATGACGGCGCGTCACTGCGTGACCGACGTTGGCTCAGGCATCCGAACGTCTTGCGCGGGCGCAGTCACCACTTCGTCGCCACCTTACTTTGACGAGATGCGTCCCTTCCGCATCGGCGTGGTTACGGATGGCTCGGCATTGGCGAACGCGCGGGTCAAACCCGCCACGCGTGGCCGCCGGGTGTTTCACCCGGCCTCGAACGACCGCTGCAGCCCCGACGTGGCCCTCGTCGAGCTAGAGGCCCCGCTCTCCGTACCGGCGGTTCGGCTCGAACTCGCGACGCGGCCGAACGTTGGGCAATCCGTGAGTGTGGTCGGGTACGGCTCCGCAAACGGCCGCTCTGTAACCCCGCCGACGCGTCGCAAACGAGATGTGATCGTCCGCGCCTACCCAGCGTCGGGAATCGGGACCGCGACCACTGGCGTGTGCGATGGCGACAGCGGAGGGGGTATCCTCGCCGCGGACGGCACGCTCGTCGGCATCACCTTCGCTGGCGTGGCGGAAGCCTCGAATTGCAACGGGGATACGGGATTCGTTCCCTTGCCGGATGTCGCCGATCTGGTGCGGTTCGCGCTGCAGGAGACGGGAAACGTCGCAGACGCTCCGGCCGGAGCGCCGGAGGGCGGCGCCCCGCCGCAGCCCGCGCCTCCCACGGACGCTGGCTCCGGCTGTTCGTTAGCGCCCCCCAACGAGCCTCGCGGTTCACTCGCGCTGCTGGCCCTCGCGGCGCTCTTCGGTCTGGCGCGGCGCCGGCGGGACGCTTGCGCCGCGATCGCGACGTGCTCGGTCGCGAGCGGGCTTCTGGTGGCGGCGTGCAGCGCGAGCGACAACGTCGAGCCGACGGGCGTCGACGCGGGACCGGACGGAGCACCGGCCCCCGCCAGACCGGACGGGTCGCTCGTCGCCGACGTGTATGTGTCCGGCGCGGTGGGCGACAAGTGCACGCCCATCAACGTCCCGATGGACGTCTTCCCTGCTTCGCGTCCGCTGTTGCGCTCCCCCGACGCATGCTCCGCGGCAGACATCGCCGCCTTCGCCAAGGCCTGCGCCTCGTTTGCGGTTCCCTGGAACGACGCCTGCTTTACCTTCGTCGAGGGGCACACGGACTGCGCCGCCTGCACCCATGCGGCCGCGTTTGGCGCGGCGTGGGGACCCATCCTCAATGTCTCGTGGCAGGTCTGGGTTCCCAACGTCGGCGCAGCACTGCTCCGAAAAGGCGTGTCTGCTTCGTGTGCCGCGGCGACCACGCGCGAAACCGTTTGCGCAAACGCCGCTTGCACCTGCGGCGGACAGGCGAGCCCTCAGACCGAATGTCAAGGCGAGGCCCTCAAGACAACGTGCAAGACCCTTGTCGCCGAGACCGCGGCAGCGTGCACCGACGTGGAGCGGGCGACGACCGTGAGCGTGAAAAGGAACTGGGCCGCGGAACTTGCGGGACTCGCGACCGCGGCCTGCGGTGCAGAGGTCGACGGCGGTGCGGCTGACGCCGCACCCACTGACGCCGGAGGCCAGTAACCCCCGGCAGCACCGTCAACGCTTTCTGTTTAAGGCGCCGCGGAAGGACGAGACGCGTTGCCGTTGACCTCTAGACCGACGAGCTCGAGCTCGATGTAGGCGAAGCCTCCGGAAGGCGTCTCCCAACGAGCCTCCCCCGCGGACATCACGCGGCGCGGGCCGATGGCGCGATACCCGCGCACCGGCGTCGTCCAGCGCCTTTGCGTGAACGTCTTTCCGTCGCTCGAAGCGGCCAGTCGGTCGTCCGAGACGAAGTCGACGAGATCGAAGGCCGCGTCGAACACGAGCTCGGCGGCGATTGTCTCCGTGCCGCGCGTGTAACGGGCACGGGCGCGGTGGTCGTCGATGGCTTCCCACACAATGGTGCGATCCGTGAGACGCGACGGCGCGAGGAAGCAGAGATCGTTGAAGAGGGTTACGGTCTCACCGCGATTCATCGCTGGGCCCTTCGCGTCGACGAGCTGCACGAGCGACAGTAGGCGAACCCTAAACGTCGCCGCCTCGCCAACGAACCGATGAAAGACATCGACGGGCAGGTGCTTCATCGTCGCGTCCATGAAGAAGAGGCGCGACGGCAGCGGCGAGTCGTAGACGTTGACCTGCTCGGCGCGAAACGGCATCCAAGGCTCCGTCTCGCCGCCCCGGATGCGGCCTCGCCACGAGGCGCGAAAGTCCGCGACCTGAGGC contains:
- a CDS encoding CHASE2 domain-containing protein, which encodes MKPASTPSPIGVALAFALGTFACSAAPAEDATEDSALVAEGNAVKPTPRAVVKVLWRDGVTNDWLAKEPSSLDGAPIGTALPRVREVYARLFARLATSKSPPSVVLVNVARTADQERHATDAALAKAMSSAPFPFVLPVLPDKAPDALLYGIPQVNVGHDRAFFQCLEILTPDGSTTCQRGAKVTPLGPLAFPADASGAATVPPAPFPSTVVAAAAFRAVRLGSLDLSKPLGRERLDAMAASLAPLIEETDAITSSGAKGSHRSGVVARALAMPSPLSFSQVLTSDEVLESLGGSVVIVGGSADSADDQWFGPNQPKGGSTLTMAADLQRMLQIAVKD
- a CDS encoding trypsin-like serine protease; protein product: MLVASFAMLLACGQPDAPLRTEFGQQAIVGGIAAPDETAIVLIVYDDDTTSFCSAVVIAPNLLMTARHCVTDVGSGIRTSCAGAVTTSSPPYFDEMRPFRIGVVTDGSALANARVKPATRGRRVFHPASNDRCSPDVALVELEAPLSVPAVRLELATRPNVGQSVSVVGYGSANGRSVTPPTRRKRDVIVRAYPASGIGTATTGVCDGDSGGGILAADGTLVGITFAGVAEASNCNGDTGFVPLPDVADLVRFALQETGNVADAPAGAPEGGAPPQPAPPTDAGSGCSLAPPNEPRGSLALLALAALFGLARRRRDACAAIATCSVASGLLVAACSASDNVEPTGVDAGPDGAPAPARPDGSLVADVYVSGAVGDKCTPINVPMDVFPASRPLLRSPDACSAADIAAFAKACASFAVPWNDACFTFVEGHTDCAACTHAAAFGAAWGPILNVSWQVWVPNVGAALLRKGVSASCAAATTRETVCANAACTCGGQASPQTECQGEALKTTCKTLVAETAAACTDVERATTVSVKRNWAAELAGLATAACGAEVDGGAADAAPTDAGGQ